Proteins encoded in a region of the Streptomyces sp. NBC_01298 genome:
- a CDS encoding DUF2752 domain-containing protein: MSGENQRVDASSGTTDLAPPPAPVSRAGRLVRPALTLTAAAAALAYVGTVDPNEPGHYPVCPLFRLTGVLCPGCGGLRSAHAFAHGDLVTAIGANALAVAGYFFFAGFMVLWLVRAYRGVRAPRPVVRRPHWWGIGTVWWAIGAVALVFSVVRNLPVGSFLAP, encoded by the coding sequence ATGAGCGGAGAGAATCAGCGGGTGGACGCCTCCTCCGGAACGACCGATCTCGCGCCGCCTCCCGCGCCCGTGTCCCGGGCCGGCCGGCTGGTGCGTCCGGCGCTCACGCTGACCGCGGCCGCCGCGGCCCTCGCCTACGTGGGGACCGTGGACCCGAACGAGCCGGGCCACTATCCGGTCTGCCCGCTGTTCCGGCTGACCGGGGTCCTGTGCCCCGGCTGCGGCGGGCTGCGCAGTGCCCACGCGTTCGCCCACGGCGATCTCGTGACAGCTATCGGGGCAAATGCCCTGGCGGTCGCGGGCTACTTCTTCTTCGCCGGTTTCATGGTCCTGTGGCTGGTTCGGGCCTATCGGGGGGTACGGGCCCCGAGGCCCGTAGTACGGCGGCCGCACTGGTGGGGGATCGGCACGGTCTGGTGGGCGATCGGTGCGGTGGCCCTGGTCTTCTCCGTTGTCCGGAACCTGCCCGTGGGCTCTTTCCTGGCGCCCTGA
- the trpA gene encoding tryptophan synthase subunit alpha → MSGTIELLSATLAKAKSEDRAALVAYLPAGFPTVDGAIEAVKAVIAGGADVVEIGLPHSDPVLDGAIIQTADDIALRGGVKIADTLRTVREAYEATGAPILVMTYWNPIDRYGVERFTAELAEAGGAGCILPDLPVQESALWREHAAKHGLATVFVVAPSSKDERLATITAAGSGFVYAASLMGVTGTRESVGNQAADLVRRTRATSDLPVCVGLGVSNAVQAKEVAGFADGVIVGSAFVKLLLDAPDLPAGLAAVKALAGELAAGVRRS, encoded by the coding sequence GTGAGCGGCACCATCGAACTCCTCTCGGCCACCCTCGCGAAGGCGAAGTCCGAGGACCGCGCGGCCCTCGTCGCCTACCTCCCGGCCGGCTTCCCGACCGTGGACGGGGCCATCGAAGCCGTCAAGGCCGTCATCGCCGGCGGCGCGGACGTGGTCGAGATCGGCCTCCCGCACAGCGACCCGGTCCTGGACGGCGCCATCATCCAGACCGCCGACGACATCGCCCTGCGCGGCGGGGTCAAGATCGCGGACACCCTGCGGACCGTCCGCGAGGCGTACGAGGCCACGGGCGCCCCGATCCTCGTCATGACGTACTGGAACCCCATCGACCGCTACGGCGTCGAGCGGTTCACCGCCGAGCTCGCCGAGGCCGGCGGCGCGGGCTGCATCCTGCCCGACCTGCCGGTCCAGGAGTCCGCGCTGTGGCGCGAGCACGCGGCCAAGCACGGTCTGGCGACCGTCTTCGTCGTGGCTCCCAGCAGCAAGGACGAGCGCCTCGCCACCATCACGGCGGCCGGCTCCGGCTTCGTCTACGCCGCCTCCCTCATGGGCGTCACCGGCACCCGCGAGTCGGTCGGCAACCAGGCCGCCGACCTGGTCCGGCGCACCCGCGCCACCAGCGACCTGCCGGTCTGCGTCGGACTGGGCGTCTCCAACGCCGTCCAGGCCAAGGAGGTCGCGGGCTTCGCCGACGGCGTCATCGTCGGCTCGGCCTTCGTGAAGCTGCTGCTCGACGCGCCGGACCTGCCCGCCGGGCTGGCCGCCGTCAAGGCACTGGCGGGCGAGCTCGCCGCGGGAGTGCGCCGGAGCTGA
- the rbsK gene encoding ribokinase, which yields MTAIAVLGSTNMDLVAYVAKAPRLGETVTGRDFRTVPGGKGANQAVAAARSGAEVVMIGAVGADEFGVRLRSALTGAGVGTAALRTVEGASGTAHITVDDEGGNSIIVIPGANALVTALEPGDAARIGAADSLLLQLELPLEAVLAGALAARDHGVRTILTPAPAQPLPAELLAATDLLVPNEHEAAALTGLTDVHLAAAALLQDVPEVVVTLGAAGVLYAARGREPLAVPAPRVRAVDTTAAGDTFVGALAVALGEGRPMPGALRWASAAAALSVQRPGAQDSMPTRSQTDTFARSGAAS from the coding sequence ATGACGGCCATCGCCGTGCTCGGCAGTACCAACATGGACCTCGTCGCCTACGTCGCCAAGGCCCCCCGCCTCGGGGAGACCGTCACCGGCCGCGACTTCCGCACCGTCCCCGGCGGCAAGGGCGCCAACCAGGCCGTCGCCGCCGCCCGCAGCGGCGCGGAGGTGGTGATGATCGGCGCGGTGGGGGCCGACGAGTTCGGCGTACGGCTGCGCTCCGCGCTCACCGGCGCCGGGGTCGGGACGGCGGCCCTGCGCACCGTCGAGGGCGCCAGCGGCACCGCGCACATCACCGTGGACGACGAGGGCGGCAACAGCATCATCGTCATCCCCGGCGCCAACGCCCTGGTCACCGCCCTGGAGCCGGGCGACGCCGCCCGGATCGGCGCCGCCGACTCCCTGCTCCTCCAGCTCGAACTGCCCCTGGAGGCCGTGCTCGCCGGCGCGCTGGCCGCCCGCGACCACGGCGTACGGACCATCCTCACGCCGGCCCCGGCCCAGCCGCTGCCCGCCGAACTCCTTGCCGCCACCGATCTGTTGGTGCCCAACGAGCACGAGGCCGCCGCCCTCACCGGGCTCACCGACGTGCACCTGGCCGCGGCCGCCCTGCTCCAGGACGTGCCGGAGGTGGTCGTCACCCTCGGCGCGGCCGGGGTGTTGTACGCCGCCCGCGGCCGCGAGCCGCTGGCCGTGCCCGCGCCGCGCGTACGGGCCGTGGACACCACCGCCGCCGGGGACACCTTCGTCGGCGCGCTCGCCGTGGCCCTGGGCGAGGGCCGGCCGATGCCCGGGGCGCTGCGCTGGGCCTCGGCGGCCGCCGCCCTGTCCGTGCAGCGCCCCGGCGCCCAGGACTCGATGCCGACCCGCTCCCAGACCGACACCTTCGCCCGCTCCGGAGCCGCCTCATGA
- the lgt gene encoding prolipoprotein diacylglyceryl transferase: MNLAFIPSPSTGVLHLGPIPLRGYAFCIIIGVFVAVWLGNKRWIARGGKPGTVADIAVWAVPFGLVGGRLYHVITDYQLYFGEGRDWVDAFKIWEGGLGIWGAIALGAVGAWIGCRRRGIPLPAWADALAPGIALAQACGRWGNWFNQELYGRATDLPWAVKITDGPNRVAGTYHPTFLYESLWCVGVALLVIWADRRFKLGHGRAFALYVAAYCVGRGWIEYMRVDEAHHILGLRLNVWTSIVVFVLAVVYLVLSAKLRPGREEVVEPDTDSVAGAKDGDTPAGEAGAEGDKAGDKAEAKDKAGAETGDKPPGEVTADAEGEVAADAGAEAGAEPVDAEGEADGKDKAEVPGAKKL, encoded by the coding sequence ATGAACCTTGCCTTCATTCCCAGTCCGTCGACGGGCGTGCTCCATCTCGGGCCGATCCCGCTGCGCGGCTACGCGTTCTGCATCATCATCGGCGTCTTCGTCGCCGTCTGGCTCGGCAACAAGCGCTGGATCGCGCGCGGCGGTAAGCCGGGCACGGTCGCGGACATCGCCGTGTGGGCGGTGCCGTTCGGCCTGGTCGGCGGTCGCCTCTACCACGTGATCACCGACTACCAGCTCTACTTCGGCGAGGGCCGCGACTGGGTCGACGCCTTCAAGATCTGGGAGGGCGGCCTCGGCATCTGGGGCGCCATCGCGCTGGGCGCGGTCGGTGCCTGGATCGGCTGTCGCCGGCGCGGCATCCCGCTGCCGGCCTGGGCCGACGCCCTGGCCCCCGGCATCGCGCTGGCCCAGGCCTGCGGACGCTGGGGCAACTGGTTCAACCAGGAGCTGTACGGCCGCGCCACCGATCTGCCGTGGGCGGTGAAGATCACCGACGGCCCGAACCGGGTCGCCGGGACCTACCACCCGACCTTCCTCTACGAGTCCCTGTGGTGCGTCGGTGTCGCCCTGCTGGTGATCTGGGCCGACCGGCGCTTCAAGCTCGGACACGGGCGGGCGTTCGCGCTGTACGTCGCGGCGTACTGCGTGGGGCGCGGCTGGATCGAGTACATGCGGGTCGACGAGGCCCACCACATCCTCGGTCTGCGGCTCAACGTCTGGACCTCGATCGTCGTCTTCGTGCTCGCCGTCGTGTACCTGGTGCTGTCGGCGAAGCTGCGGCCGGGCCGCGAGGAGGTCGTCGAGCCGGACACTGACTCCGTGGCCGGAGCCAAGGACGGCGACACCCCGGCCGGGGAGGCCGGCGCCGAGGGCGACAAGGCCGGAGACAAGGCCGAGGCCAAGGACAAGGCAGGGGCCGAGACCGGGGACAAGCCCCCGGGCGAGGTCACCGCGGACGCCGAGGGCGAAGTCGCGGCTGACGCCGGGGCCGAGGCCGGTGCCGAGCCGGTGGACGCCGAGGGCGAAGCCGACGGCAAGGACAAGGCCGAGGTCCCCGGGGCCAAGAAGCTCTGA
- the trpC gene encoding indole-3-glycerol phosphate synthase TrpC, with protein MSVLDEIIEGVREDLAERQARVSLDELKERAAKAPQAKDGVAALRGDSVKVICEVKRSSPSKGALAAIADPAGLAADYEAGGAAVISVLTEQRRFGGSLADLEAVRARVDIPILRKDFIVTAYQLWEARAYGADLVLLIVAALEQEALVSLIERAESIGLTPLVEVHDEEEIERAVAAGAKIIGVNARNLKDLKVDRSTFERIVGEIPAHIVKVAESGIRGPHDLIAYANEGADAVLVGESLVTGRDPKAAVADLVAAGAHPALRHGRS; from the coding sequence GTGAGTGTGCTCGACGAGATCATCGAAGGGGTCCGCGAAGACCTTGCCGAACGGCAGGCGCGCGTCAGCCTCGACGAGCTCAAGGAGCGTGCCGCCAAGGCGCCCCAGGCCAAGGACGGCGTCGCTGCCCTGCGCGGCGACAGCGTCAAGGTGATCTGCGAGGTCAAGCGTTCCAGCCCCTCCAAGGGTGCGCTGGCCGCCATCGCCGATCCGGCCGGGCTCGCCGCCGACTACGAAGCGGGCGGTGCGGCGGTCATTTCCGTCCTCACCGAGCAGCGTCGTTTCGGTGGCTCGCTGGCCGACCTGGAGGCCGTCCGCGCCCGCGTGGACATCCCGATCCTGCGCAAGGACTTCATCGTCACGGCGTACCAGCTGTGGGAGGCCCGCGCCTACGGCGCCGACCTCGTGCTGCTGATCGTCGCGGCCCTGGAGCAGGAGGCCCTCGTCTCCCTCATCGAGCGGGCCGAGTCCATCGGCCTCACCCCGCTCGTCGAGGTCCACGACGAGGAGGAGATCGAGCGTGCGGTCGCGGCGGGCGCCAAGATCATCGGCGTCAACGCCCGCAACCTGAAGGACCTCAAGGTCGACCGCTCCACCTTCGAGCGGATCGTCGGCGAGATCCCGGCCCACATCGTGAAGGTTGCCGAGTCCGGCATCCGCGGGCCGCACGACCTGATCGCCTATGCGAACGAGGGCGCCGACGCCGTCCTCGTCGGGGAGTCCCTGGTGACCGGCCGCGACCCGAAGGCGGCCGTGGCCGACCTCGTCGCCGCCGGAGCCCACCCCGCCCTGCGCCACGGGCGGAGCTGA
- the trpM gene encoding tryptophan biosynthesis modulator TrpM, whose product MARNRPSVRTRPGSGLAGVPTAHAPLARGCRPRGCRAPARRVRGRRVRYVIGSEPGQVNGMRWRPGVAS is encoded by the coding sequence ATGGCCCGAAACCGCCCCTCCGTCCGCACCCGGCCGGGCTCCGGCCTGGCCGGCGTGCCGACGGCGCACGCGCCCCTGGCGCGCGGCTGCCGCCCTCGCGGCTGCCGCGCCCCGGCCCGGCGCGTGCGGGGGCGGCGGGTCCGGTACGTGATCGGCTCCGAGCCCGGTCAGGTCAACGGCATGCGATGGCGACCCGGAGTCGCGTCGTAA
- a CDS encoding ADP-ribosylglycohydrolase family protein — protein sequence MTPTRPALPPASPAPAPNTRGATGAVAFGPAPPEPGSGPAARGPDRAGGGTSPTPPLPETGGKPPVPVRLTWVQPEDLVGHEFRQAAEDGRGEAAEPLLRVWLAAGGHLAPARAGASPAPAPPELRVLATDLLTALAALPTPTDPAPWPAAPQSHEPAHPPGPRTEAGDVPGTERLPGAEGLPGAGAEAATGARAGYGTAGRWAGAAAPGSGLRRRLEAAWVGRAVGCVLGKPVEKLPLHGIRALARAAGNWPLADWFTERGVPPEVLAAHPWNRRSAPTSLAENIDGTPEDDDLNYPLLGLLLLQRHGKGFTTADVGRLWLDELPAGRTFTAERVAYRNLLQGLEPPATATHHNPFREWIGALIRADVHGWTNPGDPAAAAAQAHRDAALTHTGNGAHAAAFVAAATATAATGRADVHTALRAGLAVVPPRSRLAEAVGYGIRAASDAHRTGAEFDTVVNLLHARYGHYHWVHAVPNAAVIAAALTHADGDFTHSVCRAVSGGWDTDSNGATAGALAGLLAGSPDAIPHRWTAPLKNRLATTVPGFDGIGFDTLAHLTAQEAARP from the coding sequence ATGACCCCCACCCGCCCGGCGCTCCCACCGGCTTCCCCGGCCCCGGCCCCGAACACGCGCGGCGCCACGGGAGCGGTGGCCTTCGGCCCGGCCCCGCCTGAGCCCGGCTCCGGACCTGCGGCCCGCGGCCCGGACCGGGCCGGGGGCGGGACTTCCCCCACCCCGCCCCTTCCCGAAACCGGGGGCAAGCCCCCGGTCCCCGTCCGGCTGACCTGGGTGCAGCCCGAGGATCTGGTCGGCCACGAGTTCCGGCAGGCCGCCGAGGACGGCCGCGGGGAGGCCGCGGAGCCCCTGCTGCGGGTCTGGCTCGCGGCGGGCGGCCACCTCGCCCCGGCCCGGGCGGGCGCCTCCCCCGCCCCGGCCCCGCCGGAACTCCGAGTCCTGGCCACCGACCTCCTGACGGCCCTGGCGGCCCTCCCCACCCCCACCGACCCGGCCCCGTGGCCCGCCGCCCCCCAGAGCCACGAGCCCGCCCACCCCCCGGGGCCCAGAACCGAGGCCGGGGACGTGCCCGGAACCGAGCGCCTACCCGGGGCCGAGGGCCTGCCCGGGGCCGGGGCCGAGGCCGCCACCGGCGCCCGGGCCGGCTACGGCACCGCGGGGCGCTGGGCCGGGGCGGCCGCCCCCGGCTCCGGGCTGCGCCGGAGGCTGGAGGCGGCCTGGGTCGGGCGGGCCGTCGGGTGTGTGCTGGGGAAGCCCGTGGAGAAGCTGCCCCTGCACGGGATCCGGGCCCTGGCCAGGGCCGCCGGGAACTGGCCCCTGGCCGACTGGTTCACCGAGCGCGGCGTCCCACCGGAGGTGCTCGCCGCCCACCCCTGGAACCGCCGCTCCGCGCCCACCTCCCTCGCCGAGAACATCGACGGCACGCCCGAGGACGACGACCTCAACTACCCCCTCCTCGGCCTGCTCCTCCTCCAGCGCCACGGCAAGGGCTTCACCACCGCCGACGTCGGCCGGCTCTGGCTCGACGAGCTCCCGGCCGGCCGGACCTTCACCGCCGAGCGGGTCGCGTACCGCAATCTGCTGCAAGGTCTGGAGCCCCCCGCCACCGCCACCCACCACAACCCCTTCCGCGAATGGATCGGCGCCCTGATCCGCGCGGACGTCCACGGCTGGACCAACCCGGGCGACCCGGCCGCCGCCGCGGCCCAGGCGCACCGGGACGCCGCGCTCACCCACACCGGCAACGGCGCCCACGCCGCCGCGTTCGTCGCCGCCGCCACCGCCACCGCGGCCACCGGGCGGGCCGACGTGCACACCGCGCTCCGGGCCGGCCTGGCCGTCGTACCGCCCCGCTCCCGCCTCGCCGAGGCGGTCGGCTACGGGATCCGGGCGGCCTCGGACGCGCACCGCACCGGCGCCGAGTTCGATACCGTCGTCAACCTGCTCCACGCCCGCTACGGCCACTACCACTGGGTCCACGCCGTCCCCAACGCCGCCGTGATCGCCGCCGCCCTCACCCACGCCGACGGGGACTTCACCCACTCCGTCTGCCGCGCCGTGTCCGGCGGCTGGGACACCGACTCCAACGGCGCCACCGCCGGCGCCCTCGCCGGACTGCTCGCCGGCTCCCCCGACGCCATCCCGCACCGCTGGACCGCCCCGTTGAAGAACCGCCTCGCCACCACCGTCCCCGGCTTCGACGGCATCGGCTTCGACACCCTCGCCCACCTCACCGCACAGGAGGCAGCCCGCCCATGA
- a CDS encoding ADP-ribosylglycohydrolase family protein produces MTTLTPVDPTPHTHTPSPTLDDRITGALVGAAVGDALGGPVEGWTPEQIVERHGGRVRGIVGPWHEDWRTARPIAPYHKGDGHVTDDTLMTHALVRVYEAVRDHLDAYAIAEHLVPDLMTVPRWIPELEADALPLQRIFLAEKWIVTRLHYAHADPREAGTGNIVNCGAAMYMAPVGLVNAGNPAGAYAEALDVTGAHQSSYGREAAGVFAAAVAAACAPGATATSVIDTALSLAKDGTREAIAAVCEVAARHRDFESALSPLRAAVAPYDSVGPDYRAPSLGARRPSRLHSIEELPIALGMLLVADGRYETSVLGAVNYGRDCDSIATMAGAIAGALSGEAAVPAAWADRVAEASRLDLRAPAISLAATTREVFARDASRRRTHEAAFATLTTPR; encoded by the coding sequence ATGACGACCCTGACCCCCGTGGACCCCACGCCCCACACCCACACCCCCTCCCCCACCCTGGACGACCGGATCACCGGCGCCCTCGTCGGCGCGGCCGTCGGCGACGCGCTGGGCGGCCCGGTGGAGGGCTGGACGCCGGAACAGATCGTGGAGCGGCACGGCGGCCGGGTGCGCGGCATCGTCGGCCCGTGGCACGAGGACTGGCGTACGGCCCGCCCGATCGCCCCGTACCACAAGGGCGACGGCCACGTCACCGATGACACCCTGATGACGCACGCGCTGGTCCGGGTCTACGAGGCCGTACGGGACCACCTGGACGCGTACGCGATCGCCGAGCACCTGGTCCCGGATCTGATGACGGTCCCCCGCTGGATCCCCGAACTGGAGGCGGACGCCCTCCCCCTCCAGCGGATCTTCCTCGCCGAGAAGTGGATCGTGACCCGGCTGCACTACGCGCACGCGGACCCGCGGGAGGCGGGCACCGGCAACATCGTCAACTGCGGCGCGGCGATGTACATGGCGCCGGTCGGCCTCGTCAACGCGGGCAATCCGGCCGGGGCGTACGCGGAGGCGCTGGACGTCACCGGCGCGCACCAGTCCTCGTACGGGCGGGAGGCCGCGGGGGTGTTCGCGGCGGCGGTGGCGGCTGCGTGCGCACCGGGCGCGACGGCCACCTCGGTCATCGACACCGCGCTCTCCCTGGCCAAGGACGGCACCCGCGAGGCCATCGCGGCGGTCTGCGAAGTCGCGGCCCGCCACCGGGACTTCGAGTCGGCCCTGTCGCCGCTCCGGGCGGCGGTCGCCCCGTACGACTCGGTCGGCCCGGACTACCGCGCCCCGTCCCTGGGCGCGCGGCGCCCGTCCCGCCTGCACTCCATCGAGGAACTCCCCATCGCGCTCGGCATGTTGCTCGTGGCCGACGGCCGCTACGAGACCTCCGTGCTCGGCGCGGTCAACTACGGCCGGGACTGCGACTCCATCGCGACCATGGCCGGTGCGATCGCGGGCGCCCTGTCGGGCGAGGCTGCCGTCCCGGCCGCCTGGGCGGACCGGGTCGCGGAGGCCAGCCGTCTGGACCTGCGCGCCCCGGCGATTTCGCTGGCCGCGACCACCCGGGAGGTCTTCGCCCGCGACGCCTCCCGCCGCCGCACCCACGAAGCCGCCTTCGCGACCCTGACGACCCCCCGATGA
- the trpB gene encoding tryptophan synthase subunit beta: MSSASSFFIPDPEGHIPNAEGYFGDFGGKFIPEALVAAVDEVAVEYEKAKGDPAFAAELDDLMVNYTGRPSSLTEVPRFAEHAGGARIFLKREDLNHTGSHKINNVLGQALLTKRMGKTRVIAETGAGQHGVATATACALFGLECTIYMGEIDTQRQALNVARMRILGAEVIAVKSGSRTLKDAINEAFRDWVANVDRTHYLFGTVAGPHPFPAMVRDFHRVIGVEARRQILERAGRLPDAVAACVGGGSNAIGLFHAFIPDADVRLVGFEPAGHGVETGEHAATLTAGEPGILHGSRSYVLQDEEGQITEPYSISAGLDYPGIGPEHSYLKDAGRAEYRAITDDQAMQALRLLSRTEGIIPAIESAHALAGALDLGKELGKDGLLVVNLSGRGDKDMDTAARYFDLYDASEGETK; the protein is encoded by the coding sequence ATGTCCAGCGCCAGCAGTTTCTTCATCCCGGACCCCGAGGGTCACATCCCCAACGCCGAGGGCTACTTCGGCGACTTCGGCGGCAAGTTCATCCCGGAGGCGCTCGTCGCCGCCGTGGACGAGGTCGCCGTCGAGTACGAGAAGGCCAAGGGCGACCCGGCCTTCGCGGCCGAGCTCGACGACCTGATGGTCAACTACACCGGCCGTCCCAGCTCCCTGACCGAGGTGCCCCGCTTCGCCGAGCACGCGGGCGGAGCGCGGATCTTCCTCAAGCGCGAGGACCTGAACCACACCGGCTCGCACAAGATCAACAACGTGCTGGGCCAGGCGCTGCTCACCAAGCGCATGGGCAAGACCCGCGTCATCGCGGAGACCGGAGCCGGTCAGCACGGCGTGGCCACCGCCACCGCCTGCGCGCTCTTCGGCCTCGAGTGCACGATCTACATGGGCGAGATCGACACCCAGCGCCAGGCGCTGAACGTGGCCCGGATGCGCATCCTGGGCGCCGAGGTCATCGCGGTGAAGTCCGGCTCCCGGACGCTGAAGGACGCCATCAACGAGGCGTTCCGCGACTGGGTCGCCAACGTGGACCGCACCCACTACCTCTTCGGCACGGTCGCGGGACCCCACCCCTTCCCCGCCATGGTCCGCGACTTCCACCGCGTCATCGGCGTCGAGGCCCGCCGCCAGATCCTGGAGCGAGCCGGACGCCTCCCCGACGCCGTCGCGGCGTGCGTGGGCGGCGGCTCGAACGCCATCGGCCTCTTCCACGCCTTCATCCCGGACGCCGACGTCCGCCTGGTCGGCTTCGAGCCCGCCGGACACGGCGTGGAGACCGGCGAGCACGCGGCGACCCTGACCGCGGGCGAGCCCGGCATCCTGCACGGATCGCGCTCCTACGTCCTGCAGGACGAGGAGGGCCAGATCACCGAGCCCTACTCCATCTCGGCCGGTCTGGACTACCCGGGCATCGGCCCGGAGCACTCGTACCTCAAGGACGCGGGCCGCGCCGAATACCGCGCGATCACCGACGACCAGGCGATGCAGGCCCTGCGGCTGCTCTCGCGCACCGAGGGCATCATCCCGGCCATCGAGTCGGCGCACGCCCTCGCGGGCGCGCTGGACCTCGGCAAGGAGCTCGGCAAGGACGGGCTGCTCGTCGTCAACCTGTCCGGCCGCGGCGACAAGGACATGGACACCGCCGCCCGCTACTTCGACCTGTACGACGCCTCCGAGGGGGAGACCAAGTGA
- a CDS encoding CaiB/BaiF CoA transferase family protein, which produces MTPADRDAAPAPPLRGLRVLDLATLFAGPLAATLLGDFGAEVVKVEHPTRPDPSRGHGPAKDGIGLWWKLLGRNKRTMTLDLSSPGGRDTLLRLVATADVVIENFRPGTLERWGLGWPELSAANPRLILTRVTAFGQEGPYAHRPGFGTLAEAMSGFAAITGEPEGPPTLPPFGLADSIAALTTAYAVMAALAGRDRTGHGQVVDLAIIEPILTVLGPHPLWYDQLGYVQPRTGNRSTNNAPRNTYRSLDGRWLAVSTSAQSIAERVMRLVGRPELIAEPWFATGSGRAGHADVLDEAVGGWIARHKADEVTAAFEEAEAAVALVYDVRDVMADPQYAALDTITEVDDPELGPIRMQNVLFRLSDTPGSIRWAGRPHGADTDAVLAEIGLTPAEITALRTEGAL; this is translated from the coding sequence ATGACGCCCGCCGACCGGGACGCCGCCCCCGCCCCGCCCCTGCGAGGGCTCCGCGTCCTCGACCTCGCCACCCTCTTCGCCGGTCCCCTCGCCGCCACCCTGCTCGGCGACTTCGGCGCCGAGGTCGTCAAGGTGGAACACCCGACCCGCCCCGACCCCTCCCGCGGCCACGGCCCCGCCAAGGACGGCATCGGCCTCTGGTGGAAGCTGCTCGGCCGCAACAAGCGGACGATGACCCTAGATCTGTCCAGCCCCGGCGGCCGGGACACCCTGCTGCGCCTGGTCGCCACCGCCGACGTGGTGATCGAGAACTTCCGCCCGGGGACCCTGGAGCGCTGGGGCCTGGGCTGGCCCGAGCTGTCCGCCGCGAACCCGCGGCTGATCCTGACCCGCGTGACGGCCTTCGGCCAGGAGGGCCCGTACGCCCACCGCCCCGGCTTCGGCACCCTCGCGGAGGCGATGAGCGGCTTCGCGGCGATCACCGGGGAGCCGGAGGGGCCGCCGACCCTGCCGCCGTTCGGGCTCGCGGACTCCATCGCCGCGCTGACCACCGCGTACGCCGTGATGGCGGCGCTCGCCGGGCGCGACCGCACCGGGCACGGGCAGGTGGTGGACCTGGCGATCATCGAGCCGATCCTGACCGTCCTCGGGCCGCACCCGCTCTGGTACGACCAGCTCGGCTACGTCCAGCCGCGCACCGGCAACCGTTCCACCAACAACGCGCCCCGCAACACGTACCGCAGCCTGGACGGCCGCTGGCTGGCGGTCTCCACCTCCGCCCAGTCCATCGCCGAGCGGGTGATGCGGCTCGTGGGGCGGCCCGAGCTGATCGCCGAGCCGTGGTTCGCCACGGGCTCCGGGCGGGCCGGTCACGCGGACGTGCTCGACGAGGCGGTCGGCGGCTGGATCGCCCGCCACAAGGCGGACGAGGTGACGGCCGCCTTCGAGGAGGCCGAGGCCGCGGTCGCGCTGGTCTACGACGTACGGGACGTCATGGCCGATCCGCAGTACGCGGCCCTGGACACGATCACCGAGGTAGACGATCCGGAGCTGGGCCCGATCCGCATGCAGAACGTCCTCTTCCGGCTCTCGGACACCCCGGGCTCCATCCGCTGGGCGGGCCGCCCGCACGGCGCGGACACCGATGCCGTACTCGCCGAGATCGGCCTCACCCCGGCCGAGATCACCGCACTGCGCACGGAAGGAGCCCTGTGA
- a CDS encoding HpcH/HpaI aldolase/citrate lyase family protein, with amino-acid sequence MILTWLYVPGDRPEVVSKALHAGADAVIVDLEDAVSASRKEYARAATAELLGDRHPVPVHVRVNALDSPWGGADLSALGGLHGLAGLRLPKISSPEQITATADRAPGVALYALLESAIGVERAYDIARAHPALRGLSLGEADLRADLGVTAESGLDWPRSRVVVAARAAGLAPPAQSVFPDIRNLEALAASCARGRALGFLGRAAIHPRQLPVIERAYLPGPAEVSAAAEIVAAARRTPGAVALPDGRFVDPAMLAGAERVVALSHRVAPVLS; translated from the coding sequence GTGATCCTGACCTGGCTCTACGTACCCGGCGACCGCCCCGAGGTGGTGTCCAAGGCACTGCACGCCGGGGCCGACGCCGTGATCGTGGACCTGGAGGACGCGGTATCGGCCTCCCGCAAGGAGTACGCCCGCGCCGCCACGGCCGAACTGCTCGGCGACCGGCATCCGGTCCCGGTCCACGTACGCGTCAACGCCCTGGACTCCCCCTGGGGCGGCGCCGACCTCAGCGCGCTGGGCGGGCTCCACGGCCTCGCCGGGCTGCGCCTGCCCAAGATCTCCTCGCCGGAGCAGATCACCGCCACCGCCGACCGCGCCCCCGGGGTGGCCCTGTACGCCCTGCTGGAATCGGCGATCGGCGTGGAACGGGCCTACGACATCGCCCGCGCGCACCCCGCCCTGCGCGGGCTGTCCCTGGGCGAGGCGGACCTGCGGGCCGACCTCGGCGTCACCGCGGAGTCGGGCCTGGACTGGCCGCGCTCCCGGGTGGTGGTCGCGGCCCGCGCGGCCGGGCTGGCGCCGCCGGCCCAGTCGGTGTTCCCCGACATCCGGAACCTGGAGGCACTGGCCGCCTCCTGCGCCCGGGGCCGCGCCCTCGGCTTCCTGGGCCGCGCGGCGATCCACCCGCGCCAGCTCCCGGTCATCGAGCGGGCCTACCTGCCCGGCCCGGCGGAGGTCAGCGCCGCCGCGGAGATCGTGGCCGCGGCCCGCCGCACCCCGGGCGCGGTGGCCCTGCCCGACGGCCGCTTCGTCGACCCGGCGATGCTGGCGGGCGCGGAACGGGTGGTGGCCCTGTCCCACAGGGTCGCACCGGTCCTCTCCTGA